The proteins below are encoded in one region of Silene latifolia isolate original U9 population chromosome 2, ASM4854445v1, whole genome shotgun sequence:
- the LOC141642477 gene encoding protein phosphatase 1 regulatory inhibitor subunit PPP1R8 homolog, which translates to MYGRFKKAESLEPFSVSKSTPKLPPPPPPLSQPSSSASSFASIPPNAPASDSDAPRLTQIGGAQSTWQPPDWAIEPRPGLFYLEVLKDGVVLDQINLQKRRHIFGRQFHTCDFVLDHQSVSRQHAAVVPHKNGSVFVVDLGSAHGTFVANERLTKDSPVELEVGQSLRFAASTRTYVLRKNEAALFTPTPSLAEINLPPPPDPSDEEAVVAYNTLLNRYGISISDISKSTDAAAKSSFKDDNRFQERPAKRIKKTRVAFRDQVGGELIQVVGVSDGADVETQPGPLGLKEGSLVGKYESLVQTTVIPKGKEQSSVKEDIISPKGVTDKLQQVLTKAKNTNTSKGGLFGDLYGDSSVKVGSSWANLSSSSSGGEPPTSNSTVAKAVGSSSASSRSNSLVTDDDDLFGD; encoded by the coding sequence ATGTACGGAAGATTCAAGAAGGCCGAGTCTTTGGAGCCCTTCTCCGTTTCAAAATCTACTCCTAAActacctcctcctcctcctcctctttccCAGCCGAGTTCATCTGCGTCTTCCTTTGCCTCAATTCCCCCTAATGCTCCTGCCTCTGACTCGGATGCACCCCGACTTACTCAAATTGGCGGTGCCCAATCTACATGGCAGCCTCCTGATTGGGCCATTGAACCTCGCCCTGGTCTCTTTTACCTCGAGGTTTTGAAAGATGGAGTCGTCCTCGACCAAATCAATCTCCAGAAGCGCAGACACATCTTTGGAAGGCAGTTCCATACTTGTGATTTTGTTCTTGATCACCAATCTGTTTCTCGTCAGCATGCTGCTGTTGTTCCTCATAAAAACGGTAGTGTTTTTGTTGTGGATTTGGGATCTGCTCATGGTACCTTTGTCGCTAACGAGAGATTAACCAAGGATTCCCCAGTTGAACTTGAAGTAGGCCAGTCGCTGCGCTTTGCTGCTTCTACAAGAACCTATGTTTTGAGAAAAAACGAAGCAGCTCTCTTCACTCCTACTCCTTCTCTTGCAGAGATCAATCTGCCTCCACCCCCAGACCCTTCTGACGAAGAAGCTGTTGTTGCTTATAACACGCTGTTAAACCGTTACGGTATCAGCATATCAGACATATCCAAGTCTACAGATGCTGCCGCTAAATCAAGTTTCAAAGATGATAACAGATTTCAAGAACGGCCGGCTAAAAGAATTAAAAAGACGAGAGTTGCTTTCAGAGACCAGGTTGGGGGTGAGCTGATTCAAGTTGTTGGTGTTTCTGATGGTGCTGATGTAGAAACACAACCTGGTCCTCTTGGCCTAAAAGAGGGAAGTCTTGTGGGAAAATATGAATCGTTAGTGCAGACTACCGTGATACCGAAAGGGAAAGAACAGTCATCAGTCAAGGAAGATATTATTTCTCCTAAAGGAGTCACTGATAAACTACAACAAGTCTTGACCAAGGCAAAAAATACCAACACATCAAAGGGTGGCTTGTTTGGTGATCTTTATGGAGATTCCTCTGTAAAGGTGGGCTCATCATGGGCAAACTTGTCGAGTAGCTCTTCCGGTGGGGAACCACCTACGTCCAACAGCACCGTGGCAAAGGCTGTTGGTTCTTCGAGTGCCTCGTCAAGAAGCAACAGTCTAGTCACCGATGACGACGATTTGTTTGGTGACTGA